In Marinibacterium anthonyi, the DNA window GTCGATGTAATCGGGCACGTCGCGCTCGACCAGCTGGGTGGCTTCCAGGATGGCAGCCATCTGCTTGGACCGGTCGCGGACCTCGATCACGTCGCCTTCCTTGACACGGTAGGACGGGATGTTCACGACCTTGCCGTTCACGCGCACGTGCTTGTGGTTCACGAACTGGCGGGCGGCGAAGACGGTCGGCACGAACTTGGCGCGGTAGACGACGGCGTCCAGGCGGCGTTCCAGCAGGCCGATCAGATTTTCACCGGTGTCGCCCTTGACCCGCTCGGCCTCGGCGTAGATGCGGCGGAACTGCTTCTCGGTCATGTCGCCGTAGTAGCCCTTCAGCTTCTGCTTGGCGCGCAGCTGGATGCCGAAGTCGGACAGTTTGCCCTTGCGGCGCTGGCCGTGCTGGCCGGGGCCGTATTCGCGGCGGTTCACCGGGGACTTCGGGCGGCCCCAGATGTTTTCGCCCATGCGGCGGTCGATCTTGTACTTGGCAGACGTGCGTTTGGTCACGGCTGATCTCCTTCGTTCGAAACGCCGACCGCGTGGCCGGCTATGAAGGGCGTTGTCCTCTGGGCCCGCCTTCGGCGAACACTGACAGGCATCCCCTCGCGGGGGCCACCAACACCAATGAAGTGGCGTGCATAGCGATTGCCGGGATCGTGTCAAGCGCATTTGCGCGCGATCCGCGCCCGATCTGGCCCCGATCAGGCCGCGATCAGGCCCCGATCAAGCCGCGTCGTGCATCAGGATCGCGACTTCGGATGCGCTCAGCGCGCGGCGGGCAAAGTCGCCATAGCGCAGCGGGTCACGGGTCAGCGTCGGGTCCAGTCGCTGCAGGCTGATGCGTTCGCCATCGCTCAGCGCCCCCAGGTCGGCGCCGGCGGGATGAAAGCTTTCGGTCTCGACACCGTTGGCCCAGAGGATCTGGTGATCGCGCAGCAGCAGGTGGATATAGGTGACCTCGCGCGCGGCAAGGTCCACCCGGATCGTGGCGCCATTGACCAGCGCCCGCGCCGGCACCAGCACCTCGGCCGAATTGAACAGCGCCCGCGCCGCGTGGCTGCGGATCAGCAGGCGGTGGTCGGGCGAAACCAGCAACGCCCGCTCGGGACGTTCCATTCCCAATGCGCCCGGGTCCAGCCGGACCGGGCGCAGTTCGGGCCGGACGAACATCCGCGCGCCCGAAATGCGACGGCGGCCGATCCACAGGATGTCCTGCGCGCCGTTGTCGCGGGTCTGCACGGCATCGCCCTCGCGCAGGGTCTCGACCCGGCGCGGACCGTCGGGCGTGTCGATGCGCGTGCCCGGCGTGAAACAGATGACCCCGCTGTCCGCCGAACGCGCGCCCCGCGGCGCGCCGGCGTTGCGATGCACCACCCAAAGGTCGGTGTCGCGCGGCGGAATGGCGTTGACGAACATCAGAAGCGGCGGCGCCCCTGCCCCGACCTCGATCACCGTGACGGCAAAGCTGCGCGTGCCGTCTGACACCACGAAGCCGGTTTCAAGCAGCGGGCTGTCGACATCGACCGCCGCAACATCCCGCCGGTCCTGCAGCGCCGCGCCGACCAGCTGGCGCACCCGCCGCGCCGCGGCCTTGCGCAGGGCGGCGTCCTCGGGCGAACGGTCCGGCATAATCACATTGCCGGGGCCATCGACGCGCACCGCCTCGCCCCGCCAGCGCCACACCGACCCGGCGCCAAGCGCCGCCCACGGTGCGGCGGCCAGGCCGTCAACCTCTGTTTGCGTCCACGCGATGACGAACGTGCCCGGAACGCCCGTTTCCATGCCCTGCTGCCCGCCCCGATGCCTGGTTCCGCCTTGTTTATGCCACAACCCGGACCCAGGTTCGTGTCGTTGTTAACAAGGTCGTTCCGTTCACCGTACAGTGCGGCATTAAAACCGCAGTTGCACCTGGATCGCCCCGACAAGCTGTGATTCAGGCTGGGTGGTGAATTCGCGGCCCAGCCAGGCGGCGCCATAGAAGAACGACAGGCTGCTCTGCTGGTAATGCAGCCCCGCCCGGACCCGGTTGCGGTTCGGTTCCAGCTGGGCCGCGCCGCCGTCCCTGGGCAGGTACACGCTGTCGGTGACGTAGGCGGTGTCGGCCCCCAGCACGAAGGCCGGCCCGGCGGCGGCGCGATTGACCACCGGATAGCGATAGCCCGTCACGCTGTCGCGTGCCATCAACCCAAGGTTCCACATGCGCCCGAATTCAAGATCCACGCCAAGCCGGGCCATGGTTTCATCGCCCATCCGCGCCTCGGCAAAGGGGCGCAGGGTGACGGTGGGGGCGACGGAAATGCGGCGCCCGTATTCCAGGACGGCGGTCGGCCGCAACCGGTTGCCGATCTGCGCCGCGCGCACCGCCGCGGCGGGGGACGATCCGCCAAAGACATCGTGCAGCGCCGCCTGCACATCGTCGAGCTTGGTCCGCGGCCCGACCATCACCAGGTCGCCGCCCAGGACGTATTCATGAGCCCCGCGCTGGACATGGTTGTGCAGCCCGATCGACAGCACCCCGGCATAGCGCCGGTCATAGGCATTGTAGCGGGTCAGCACGTCGGGCTGGATCACCTGGGCCTGCAGGCGCAGTTCGAACAGGGATCCGAATTCGGCCGGCGCCTGCCCCATCCACACCGGACCGAACGCCTGCGAGATCGACACACCGCCGGTGCGCCACCGATCCTGGTTGTCCCCCAGGACATCATTGGTCATCAACCAGCCGGATCCCAGCAACTGCCTGGGATTGCCCAGGTCCGACCCATAGGATCCATCGACCTGTTGCGCCGGCGCCGGCTGGGCCCAGATCAGCAGCGCCGGCAACAGCACGGGTAACAGCACTGGCAGCAGCACTGGCAAGGCCAGAGCCATCAGAAGGCAACGCATGCCTGTCATCCTCCGCTCGCCCCCCGAAGGGGCCCAAAGTCATGAAATTCGGTGGCCCGGCCCTGCGGCGCGCCGCGAGTCGCACAGACAGTCGCGACCCGGCTTCATGATTGCGGGGATTAGTAAACAAACGGTTGTTGCCGGCCCTGCCGGAGGGCGGATCGCTGCGCTGCGGCGACTTTTTTGCCGGTTTCTTCGGGCCTGGCCCCGGCGTCCCGGGCGAAGGCCCTCAGCGCACGCCGATGTCGGCCAGGGCAGCGGCCAGCTTGGGCGGCAGGGCGTCTTCCTGCAGCCGCGAGGCGGGCAGATCCGCCGGCGCGTCTTCGGCCGCCAGGTAACGCCAACCCTGGAACGGCCGGCGCGGCAGGGGCTGGGTGCGCACGACCTGCGGGTCCATGACGATGGCGCAGCGGTTGATGCCGTCCTCGCCGGTCACCGGATCAAGGCGCAGAACCCGCTGGCGGGCCAGGACAAGCCCCTTGAACACCCAGTACAGCGACCCGCCGTTCAACAGCTCGGCCTCGCGCTTGGGCCACATCCGGGTCACGTGGCGCGGCAGGCCGTCGGGCCATTTGCCGCGATTCAGGCTCTGCCAGGCCAGCAGATCCTCCACCACCTCCGCACCGACGCAGAGTTTCACCAGATTGGTCGTCTTATCCACAGAGTCGCCCCCAGCTTCCCTGCTATATTGTAGTCCCTCGCTGCCCAGCATCAAGCTGTTGAGGTGAAGGGGTCACTTGGGGTATCTTTGGCCTCCGCATTCCAGTGTGAATCGCACGCCCCCGAAGTCTTCCGGTCAAAGGAAATCCCCCGATGAGCCGTTTTGCCGCCCCCATTGCCGAACAGATCTGGGACATGAAGTACCGCTTCAAGCAAGCGGACGGCACGCCGATCGACCTGACGGTCGAAGACAGCTGGCGGCGGATCGCGCGCGACCTGGCGCGGGTCGAAAAGGACCCCGCGCATTGGGAAGAGCGGTTCTATGACGCGCTGGAGGATTTCAAATACCTGCCCGCCGGGCGCATCACCGCCGGCGCGGGCACGGCGCGGGCCGTGACGCTGTTCAACTGTTTCGTCATGGGCACGATCCCCGACAGCATGGGCGGCATCTTCGAGATGCTGCGCGAGGCCGCGCTGACCATGCAGCAGGGCGGCGGGATCGGCTATGATTTCTCGACCATCCGGCCGCGCGGCGCCAACGTCACGGGCGTCGCCGCCGACGCCTCCGGCCCCTTGAGCTTCATGGATGTCTGGGACGCGATGTGCCGCACGATCATGTCCGCCGGGTCGCGCCGGGGGGCGATGATGGCGACGATGCGCTGCGATCACCCCGACATCGAGGATTTCATCACCGCCAAGTCGGATTCCGCCCGCCTGCGCATGTTCAACCTGTCGGTGCTGGTGACGGACGACTTCCTTGAGGCGGTGAAGGCCGATGGCCCCTGGGAGCTGGTCTTTGACGGCAAGGTCTATCACACGGTCGAGGCGCGCGACCTGTGGAACCGCATCATGAAGGCGACCTACGATTACGCCGAACCGGGCGTGATCTTCATCGACCGGATCAACCAGGCCAACAACCTGGCCTATTGCGAGACCATCGCGGCCACAAACCCCTGCGGCGAACAGCCCCTGCCCCCCTACGGCGCCTGCCTTTTGGGGTCGATCAACCTGGCGCGGCTGGTCGACAGGCCCTTTGCCGAGGGCGCGACCATCGACACGGACGCGCTGTCGGAACTGGTGGCGACGGCGGTGCGGATGATGGACAACGTGGTCGACGCATCGAAATTCCCCCTGCCCGAACAGGCGGCCGAGGCGCAGAACAAGCGCCGCATCGGGCTGGGCGTGACCGGCCTGGCCGATGCGCTGCTGATGATGGGCCTGCGCTATGGTTCCGACGAGGCGGCGCGTCAGACCGAGGACTGGTTGCATGGCGTAGCCCGCGCCGCCTACCTGGCGTCGGT includes these proteins:
- the rpsD gene encoding 30S ribosomal protein S4 yields the protein MTKRTSAKYKIDRRMGENIWGRPKSPVNRREYGPGQHGQRRKGKLSDFGIQLRAKQKLKGYYGDMTEKQFRRIYAEAERVKGDTGENLIGLLERRLDAVVYRAKFVPTVFAARQFVNHKHVRVNGKVVNIPSYRVKEGDVIEVRDRSKQMAAILEATQLVERDVPDYIDADHNKLTATFVRTPSLADVPYPVIMEPNLVVEFYAKN
- the nrdZ gene encoding Ribonucleoside-diphosphate reductase NrdZ, with protein sequence MSRFAAPIAEQIWDMKYRFKQADGTPIDLTVEDSWRRIARDLARVEKDPAHWEERFYDALEDFKYLPAGRITAGAGTARAVTLFNCFVMGTIPDSMGGIFEMLREAALTMQQGGGIGYDFSTIRPRGANVTGVAADASGPLSFMDVWDAMCRTIMSAGSRRGAMMATMRCDHPDIEDFITAKSDSARLRMFNLSVLVTDDFLEAVKADGPWELVFDGKVYHTVEARDLWNRIMKATYDYAEPGVIFIDRINQANNLAYCETIAATNPCGEQPLPPYGACLLGSINLARLVDRPFAEGATIDTDALSELVATAVRMMDNVVDASKFPLPEQAAEAQNKRRIGLGVTGLADALLMMGLRYGSDEAARQTEDWLHGVARAAYLASVQLAKEKGAFPLFDADGYLGSGTMLQMDDDVREAIRDHGIRNALLTSIAPTGTISLYAGNVSSGIEPVFAYAYTRKVLQKDGSRTEEEVVDYAVQMWRDMFGDADLPDYFVNAQTLDPSDHVKMQAAAQKWVDSSISKTINCPEDISFEAFKDVYMQAWETGCKGCTTYRPNDVTGSVLSVSETTEKAPGEAPAKDGTGAGADVIYMSEPLDRPQALEGQTYKLKWPDSEHAIYITINDIIIAGRRRPFEVFINSKNMEHFAWTVALTRMISAVFRRGGDVSFVVEELKAVFDPRGGAWMQGKYIPSILAAIGGVIERHMISIGFIEGEGMGLKSDPQADVVNLGAPRGPACPSCGQYDMRMIEGCMTCASCGHSKCG